From the Neobacillus sp. PS3-34 genome, the window TCTTTTTCCTTGAAAATTAATCGTGCGAATTGAAGAATTGGTTTATTGAACAGTATATCCTCCATCCAGGACAACCGCCTGGCCTGTAATCCCTCTTGCTTTTTCACTAGCTAAAAAGACAGCATAGTCGGCAATTTCTGAAACTGAAAGCAGCCTTTTTTGTGGTACAAGCGGGTAGATTACTTCCTCAATGACTTTCTCAAGCTGAACATTCCTGGTCACAGCAAGATCCTTCAACTGGTTCTGGACCAACGGGGTATCCACATAGCCCGGGCATAAAGCATTTACGGTAATGCCATGTTCTGCACCTTCCAACGCAGCAACCTTTGTTAAACCAATGACACCGTGCTTGGCACTATTGTATGCGGCTTTACCGGCAAAGCCGACAAGCCCATTAATAGAAGCCATATTTATGATTCGTCCGTATCCCTGTCTCTTCATCAATGGGAATACGTTTTTAATCGCAATGAATGGAGCAGTTAGCATGACATTAACCAGCAGCTTAAATTTCTCAGTTGGAAATTCTTCAATCGGAGAAACATATTGCAGACCAGCATTATTGACTAAAATATCGATGCTGCCAAAAGATTGATATGCATGCTCAAGGCTGGCTTTAAACGCCTCCTCATCGGTAACATCACAAGGTGCCGAGATTGCTTCAAACCCTTGATCCTTTAATTCCAAGGCAACCGAATTACTGCTTTCTTTGTTTAAATCCGAGATCACTACCCTTGCTCCGTCAAGAGCATACGCTTTTACAATTTCCAGGCCAATTCCGCTTGCAGACCCGGTGATAAAAGCTGTTTTTCCTTCAAGGAGCTTCCCCAAGACCGTTCCTCCTTCCGTAAAAAAACAATTCCTTTTCCGTTTACACTATTCCAAATAAAGAATAAAGAGCAATAATAAAGAACACGGATAATGTTTTAATGACAGTTATCGCAAAAATATCCTTATAGGATTGTTTATGTGTTAATCCTGTAACCGCTAGCAAAGTGATGACTGCACCATTATGCGGAAGCGTATCCATGCCCCCGGAAGCCATTGAAATAACACGGTGCATTACTTCAGGGGGAATATTAGCAGCAGCAATAGCCTGATTGTATTTTTCAGACATAGCACTTAAGGCAATCCCCATACCGCCGGAAGCAGATCCTGTTATACCTGCTAAGGTTGTTGTGGTAACCGCGCCATTTACAAGCGGATCAGAAAATGTACCGGAAATTCCGTCACTGATAGACTTGAAGCCAGGAAGTGAGGCAATTACTCCTCCAAATCCGTATTCAGCGCCAGTATTCATCGTGGCAAGAAGCGATCCGCCAATGCTTAGGTTAAGTCCTTCTTTAAAATTCACCGTAACCCGTTTCCAATCATAGGCCATAGTGGCAATAATCCCTACAATCAGGGCCAGCTCGACTGCCCAAATCGCAGCAACTGCCGGAACATCCACCGCGTACGTCTTTAATCCAATCGCTGAAAAATCAAATCCGTTTGGATACCATTTAGGAATATACGTAACAAACACTTTATTCATCACGCCAACTAAAACGAGCGGAACAAACGCCAAAATCTGTTTCCCAAGAGATTGCTGTGTTGAGAAATCTGGAACTGTGTTTCCTTTTTGAATTGCGGCAGGGCCATTGGCTGCTGCGGCGGTTTCCGTTCCGAAACCAAAGTAGCCCTCTCCAGCTTTTTCTGCCTTTCTGCGGCGGGACTCCAGATAAATGAATCCCAGAATGAAGACAAAAATCCCTCCAAGGATACCAAGTACAGGAGCAGCATAAATATCTGTTTTAAAGAATGAAACTGGAATAACGTTTTGGATTTGAGGGGTTCCAGGCAACGCATCCATTGTGAAAGTGAATGCTCCCAGGGCAATTGTTCCTGGAATTAGGCGTTTTGGAATATTCGCTTCCTGGAACAAATGGGCAGCAAAAGGGAAAATAGCAAAAACTACTACAAATAAACTTACGCCGCTATAAGTTAAGATAGCGCCAAGCAAAACAATGGCCAAAATTGCCCTCTTTGCTCCAATCATCTTCACAATTGTTTTTGCAATGGACTCAGCAAGTCCTGACATTTCTACCACTTTACCGAAAATAGCACCTAATAAAAATACCGGGAAATAGGATTGAATAAAGCCGACCATTTTCACCATAAACACGCCTGAGAAGAATGGCAGTACATACCCTGGTTCAGTTAATAAAACAGCAAAAAGTGCACAAAGCGGAGCGAATAAAATAACAGAAAAACCTCGATATGCTACGAACATTAAAAGTCCGAGCGCAAGTAAGATAACAATTAAATCCATGTAAATCCCCCTTGTTCATTCTTTAGTTCAATTCAAACTTCATCCTATCCATCGGTAAGCGTTTACAAAATACCCCTTTGCCCTCCTTCTTCAAAATTTTGATACACTTAATTCTTTTGCAAGTTCCGTGCCAAAAAAAATTATTTTTTCTAAATTGTTTTAAAATTCACTTTTTATCCAAGCTTATTTTTGATTTTATTAACATGATTGTATTGGAAATACCCGAACCGTTTTCCGATATTCCGGAAAATTTTTATAAATCGTTCCGTAAAAACGGAAAATTCCGCTTTCGCGGAATTTTAAAAGGATGGACTTATTTAATTTTTGTTTCCCTATTTTTCATATCAATTGAAAACTTCTCCATGAATTCCCTTTTTCCTATGTTGGTAATCACTAGTGCACGGGTATTTGGCTGCCGTTGAATCCAATTCAAATCAATAAATCTCTCAAGTAAAGCATTACCAACCGCTCCGGCTATATGAAATTTGCGTTCACTCCAATCCAGGCATTTATGGCAAAAAGATCTTCGTTTTTTTCTCATGACATCTAAATCGATACCAAAAGAAATACAGAATGTAACTCCTTCTTCAGTAAGTTTAAAACCATCTTGGGTATCGGCAATATAACCTTTTTTTATTAGGGATTCCGCTAATTGGACACCTAAATATCCTGCAACATGATCATAACAGGTTCGCGCATGTCGGATTGCCTTGTCCTCCACAGATTGTTTTAATGAGTTAACCTGTGCTGGCGGAGTTAGAGTCAGCAGCGTTTCAATTATGCGTGCGATCTCCTGGTTTTGCAGCCGGAAATATCGGTGCCTGCCCTGCTTTACGGCTGTAATCAAATTTTCCTCTAACAATTTTGATAGGTGAAAGCTGGCTGTTTGAGGTTTAATTTTCGCAATAGAGGCAAGCTCTCCGGCGGAGTAAAAGCGATCATCCAACAAACTAGTTAAGATAGCGGCTCTTGAGGGATCACTTATGATTCCCGCAATTGCTGGCAGGTTAGGGTTTATATTCATGTTTATCACTCCAAAATGCATTCCATATTTCGATCATTATGGAATTAATAATCGTTTATTATGATTTTACAAAAGAAAAAAGGAGAGGTTACCTTGAAACCAGAATTAATTAGTTCAAAATCTATCGTCATAAATCCCAAAATACTTTATTACGGTACGCCTGTTATTTTACTAAACACCCTTAACTCCGATAACTCGACTAATATTAGTCCGATTTCTTCCTCCTGGGCATTGGGAGATTACATTATCCTCGGAATAGGAACCGGAGGAAAAGCCTTTGAAAATCTTGAAGCTCATCGTGAGTGTGTAATTAACATTCCGAATCCTATACTTTGGGAAAATGTAGAACGCCTGGCCCTTTCACTGGTAAAAATCCTGTACCCGACTATAAAAAAGAACATGGGTTTTCCTACGAAAAGGATAAATATTATGCTAGCAGGCTCACTGCAATAGAATCTCACGATGTAGTTCCTACAAGAATAGCAGAATGCCCAATTCAAATTGAAGCCATCGTAAGGGATATCCGTGTTCCAAAGTATTCCACTCATTTTGCCATCATTGAAACAGAGGCTCTGAAAGTACATTCACATGAAGATATATTGGTTAATCACCAACATATTGACCCTAAAAAATGGAGTCCTCTCATTTATAATTTCCGCCATTACTTTGGTCTTGGCCAGGAAATGGGGAAAACATTTCGTTCTGAGACTTAATAAAGAGTAAAGGGTTGGAGAGGTTTGATGAACAGGACCTCTCCTTCAAAGGAGCATCGCTTTTCCGGTTATGCTAGTCATCGTAATTTCACCATTTTCACTATATACATTAGCCTCAATATAACTTGGCCTTCCCATTGAGACACCTTGCACGATTTTATACGTATCCACTCCTGTTAAATCTTCATTAAAGCTTTTGTTCAAATAAAAATAAGTACCAAGAGCCGACGCCGCAACTCCTGTTGCAGGGTCCTCATCATAACCTGCTTTGTTCGGAAACTGCCGAGCCTGCACAAGCTTCTCATCATAATCCTCTATGGAAAATGGATAAAATCCAGTTGCACCATATTTTTCGCATATTTCCCATAGGTAAGGGAAATTTGGGGACAGCTTATGGAGAATAGCGGTACTCTTTATATGAATTAAAAGTTTAAAACGTGATGTGGACACAGACTTTATTCCAGCCGCTTCGATCTCTGCAGGCTTCACATTTAATGCCCTGCTAACGTCTTCGATGGGAGGGACTTTTTCGCAAACTTTAGGAGGGAATTGAGTAACCTCTACTTCAATTTCACCACCCGCTAAGCTCCACTCAGCTTGAATGGGCCTAATAAGGTATCAATATTTAATGGTGAATTTTTTACCATTCCTTTGTTTACCAATACTGTAACACTGCCAATTGTCGCATGGACACACATTTCCATTTCATTATTAGGTACAAAATATCGAAATTGAAATTCACAATCTTTGTGCTTGGACGTGCTGACAAAACAGGTTTCATGTCCCAATTGCCTGGCAATGGCCTGCATCTCTTTCGATGAAAGATGGTCACTGTTTAAAATGACCGGACATGGATTTCCTCCTTCATTATTAAGAGGGAACACAATGGTATGAACAATCTCGTGCTGATTCATTTTATCTCTCCATTTCGATTGACCTATTATTCAAAAAATGAAGCGTAATTCTCCGCGCTCATGGATGCATTAAATTCAAGGATTTCATACTCTGCCGCTTTTTCTCTCCAGAAAGGATCTTCTTGAATGATTGTTTCTAACTCAGCTTTTGTTGCCCTCCCCGCAATGATAATTCCTCCCGTTCTTGGTGCTTTACGCCGGACATCGAAAAAGGCCAGTCGGCATAATATTTTTTTAAAAATTGAACGTGTTCATCTCTAAGTTTATCGATCTCTTCTAGTGGTTTAATATAATTCAGATTAATGATAAACATCCTTACTCCTCCTTTTCATGACTCAATAAATTACTGTTGCTCCAATGTTGGTTTCTCAGCAGGTGCCTTCAACCCGAATAGCCGATTTGAGATATATGGATAATTTCCATACCTGATTGCCATTTCCCTTTCAAATAGAGTAAATCTTTCTATAATCCGATTATTTTTCAACATTCCACCGTCTAGAATCCTGAAGGGACTTGGCTTGAGAAGATTCATGACTATTTCTTTTGCGTATGGATGATCTGATGTAATATAAACATCACTTTTCACTCCGTCGTAAATCGGTTTATAAAAAACTTGAAAATAGGTATTCTTAAAAGCACCAACGATATTAGCCTCAGGAACCACCTTCTGTAACTCCTCTGCAGCAGATTGACCCCATTTTAATGTGAAGTCAGTAAAGTCTTCTGTAAAAGGATTGGTGATATCGACAAGTATTTTCCCTTCCAGTTTCTCACTATTTTCTTTCGCCCATGGGATAAGATCCCTAAACAAAAGGGCAGGAATAATGATATCTGCCTGCAATGCTTCTTCATATGAAACTGGAACAATATCGGTAAATTTATTTTCCTCAATTAAAGCGTGAACTCGATCTTCATTTCTTGAAGCCCAAAGGAGTTCGTCGACAATGGGAGCAACGGTTGTAATGATACCTTTGCCCATCCGCCCTGTTCCGATAACTGATACTTTCATTTAAATCACCCTTTTGTTATAAGATTAATTTAATCGTATCGCAGGAACTCCTTCTGAAAAATAATCATTATTTTTCTGCCCTGTAACTTTTAGTTGCAGCTCTCGTTTCTTTAGGATAAAAATGGTATATAAAGTTAATTCGAGCTACTCCTAAAGGATGATGTATATGAATCTCGAGTATTTTAATAGTTTCATAGAAACCGCAATTGAAAAAAGCATGTCAAAGGCGAGCCAAAAAATAAATATTTCACACCAAGCGTTGAGTAAGCAAATTAGAATTCTTGAAGAGCACTATGGAGTACCCTTATTCAAGCGGTCTGCATCGGGTGTCGAGCTTACAAAAGCAGGAATTTTATTATATACAAGACTTCATCCCCTTCTTGAAGAATATTCCTCTATCGAAAAAGATTTGAAAAAGCTAAAAGCCTTACAAACATACAGGTTAGGTACGCTGCCAAGTCTTGCAGGTTCCTACATTCCGCCTAAAAACCTTAAAGCAAAGAAAGAAGGAATTGAACTCGAAATCGTAATTAAAAATACTAGCCCGGACTTGGCTGTTCTTTTGGAAAAAGGGGAATTGGATGCAGCAATCCTGGAGGGAGTGCATTTTCATAATTTCTTTTGGCATACGAAATTATATAATGAAGCCTTATACGCTATATTACCTGTAGGCCATAAATTTTCCGTTTATCCATCTGTATTACTTGAAGAAATCAGTGAGGAGCCTTTCGTTTTATATCCGCCAAAATGTGGTATTAGAAAATGCGTTGCTGGTATTTTGAACGATGCGGGAAAACAATTGAAGGTAGCAACAGAGATAGAATTTAGTGAACATCTAATCGGGTATGTTGCCGCAGGTGCAGGAATTACTGTAGTCCCAGAAAATACGGTCCGCCATCTGGACAACCCAAAGGTTAGGGTCATTCCGCTTAGCAACACGAATGCTGTCCGGACTATTTCACTGGTTTCAGGATCCGAAATAACTGGCAAACTTCTCTATAAATTTTTCAAGCAGGGAAATAACAATTAACAACCGAGCTATGAGATGAAAAGAGGAAATAATTTATTTTAATTACTATTGAATCTAAAAATCTAGTTTTTGCTTCAAAAAAGCTCCTAAAAAGTCATTTTTTAACCTAAAAGTTTGCATTTTCAGGGCGAAAACGATACTTTACCCATCAAAAAAAGGCTGTCGTGCTCAGTCGTCATTCACGACAGAGCACGACAGCCTCTTCATATTATGAAAGTGTATTACAGTTACTAAGTGCACGATAACCAATATCTGAGCGGTAAAAAACACCTTCAGCAGTTATTTTATCAACTTCATGATAAACCTTTTTTTGAGCTTCTTTTATCGATGATCCTTTTGAACCGACGAGTAGAACCCGTCCCCCAGCAGTTTTCCATTCTCCATCCGGCGTTTTAACCGTGCCCGCGTGAAAAAGGTAACTATCTCTGCTTATTTGATTTAAACCATTAATAACCTTCCCCGTGTAATAAGCCTCTGGATATCCTCCTGAAGCGAGCACAACACCGATCATTGACTCCTCTTCCCATTCAATCTCTGGCACTTCGCCGTTTAAAAGTTGCATGATGACTTGGACAAGGTCTGATTTCATCCTCGGTAAAACAACTTGAGTTTCCGGATCACCGAAGCGGGCATTAAACTCGATAACCTTTGGCGTGCTTCTGTTTTAATCAAGCCGGCAAACAATACTCCGCAAAAACTTCTGCCTTCGTTAACCAGCGCAGCGGCTACAGGATTTAAAATGGTTTCGACCGCCGCTTTTATTATGTCATCCCCTATTTGCGGTACAGGAGAATACGTACCCATTCCGCCTGTATTCGGTCCACGGTCTCCATCATATGCCCGCTTATGATCCTGCGCAATTTCCATTGGTACTACAATTGGACCATTCACAAATGCCATTAGGGAAAACTCTTCACCAGTCAAAAACTCTTCAATCACAACTATGTCTGCGGAAGAACCAAATTTCTTATCCATCATCATATCCTCTAGGCTGGCAAGCGCCTCTTCTTTTGAAAAAGCAACGACAACACCTTTACCGGCTGCAACACCATCCGCTTTTAGGACAATAGGAGCACCCTTTTCTTCTATATATGACCTGGCTTCTTCATAATCAGTAAATGCACGATAGTCCGCCGTCGGAATTTCATAACGCTGCATTAAATCTTTTGCGAACGATTTGCTGCCTTCAATCATGGCAGCTTCCATTTTCGGTCCAAATACCAGGAGGCCAGCCTCAATAAATCGATCGGCGAGACCCTCAAGCAAGGGAACTTCTGCTCCGATGATTGTCAGTCCTACTTTGTTTTTCTTCGCAAATTCAACTAGTTTTTCTTGCTCATTCTCATTGATTGGAATGATATCGGCGACAGAACGGATTCCGTCGCTTCCAGGTGCAGCGAATACCTTCTTAATCTGGGGGCTTTCCCGCAATTTCCGGCAAATCGCATGCTCCCTGCCACCTCGGCCAATTACCAGGATATTCATGGGCTTCAACCTCCATTAATAAAATAAGAATTCGAACGCTTAGTGCCTGAAATGTCTTACCCCAGTAAATACCATAGCAATTCCATACTCATCGGCTTTCTTAATTGAATCCTCGTCTTTAATAGATCCCCCAGGCTGGATGATGGCCGTAATGCCCGCTTTTGCCGCAGCCTCAACAGTGTCGTCCATTGGAAAAAACGCGTCAGAAGCCAGGATAGCCCCTTCAGCTATATCCCCCGCCTGTTCCAGTGCAATCTTCGCGGCACCGACACGGTTCATTTGGCCTGCACCGATTCCAATTGTCATATCTTCGCTAGATACCACAATCGCATTTGACTTAACATGCTTGACTACCTTCCATCCGAACTTAAGTGCCTTCCATTCTGCCTCAGTTGGTTCTCTCTTTGTTACTACTTTTAATTCAGCATCTGCCAAAGACAACTCATCTACGGCCTGTACAAGCAGTCCCCCTGCGATCGAAGTCAGCCGAGTTTCTTTTTTGCTTTCCATCTCTAAAGGGATCACAAGCAGCCGGACATTCTTTTTGCCTTTTAAAATTTCCAGGGCCTTGTCAGAAAAAGCAGGAGCAATGATGATTTCAAGGAAAATTTCATGTAGCTTTTGGGCTGTAGCAGCATCCACTTCACGGTTTAACGCAATAATTCCTCCAAAAATGGAAACCGGATCTGCTGCGAAAGCTTTCGTGAAGGCATCATAAATTGTTTCTCCTGTTCCGACACCGCATGGGTTCATATGCTTGACAGCAACGGCTGCAGGCTCTGAAAATTCACCCACGATACTAATTGCAGCATCAGCATCATTAATATTGTTATAAGAAAGTTCCTTGCCGTGTAGCTGTTCTGCATTGGCAATCGAAACAGTCGAACCAAGAGGCTTACGGTAAAACGAAGCATGTTGATGAGGATTTTCCCCGTAACGAAGCCCTTGTTTCAATTCATATGTTACCGTTAAATTTTCCGGTGTTTCTTCTCCGGTTTTTTCGGTCATGTATTCTGCAATTAAGGCATCATACGCAGCCGTATGGCGGAATACTTTAGCCGCCAGCCTCTGTTTTGTGGAAGCTTGAACTAAACCAGTTTCTTTCAATTCACTAATAATAGAAGGATAGTCTGCCGGATCTACTGTGACTGTCACATATTTATGGTTTTTGGCAGACGCACGGAGCATCGCCGGACCGCCGATATCAATTTGTTCGATCGCTTCTTCAAACGAAGTTCCAGGTGTAGCGATTGTTTTTTTGAATGGATAAAGATTTACACAAACGATCTGAATGGGTGTAATCCCATGCTCGGAAAGCTGCTTCTGGTGGGAAGGGTCGTCAGCTTTCGCCAGCAGCCCGCCGTGAATCATTGGATGTAACGTTTTTACCCTACCTTCAAGTATTTCGGGAAATCCGGTTATCTCGCTTACACCTTTTACAGCAATGCCTTTTTCCTGCAATGCTTTTTTCGTGCCGCCTGTTGAAATAATTTCAAAGCCCAGTTTTTCGAGTTCGGACGCAAACTCAACGACACCGCTCTTTTCAGAAACGCTGATTAATGCTCGTTTTATCATCATATGTCTCCTCACTGACAAGTTAGTAATTTTTGCAATATGACAGGATAAAGTTGATGTTCTATATTCTGTATTTTGTCCTGCAGACTCTTTCTTGTTTCATTATAATCAATTTCTATTGTCTGTTGGGCAATGATGGGCCCCGTATCCATTCCCTCATCTACAAAATGGATGGTCACTCCGCTTTTATTTGCCTGTGCTTCCAGAGCTTGGCCGATGGCATCCTTTCCGGGAAAGGATGGCAGAAGGGAAGGGTGGATATTTACGATGTGCCCTGTATATTCAGCTAACAGGGTAAGGCTTACCAATCTCATATAGCCGGCCAAAACGAGATATTCAATATCCTCATTCTTTAATTCTTGCAATATACGCAGCTCAAAGGCTTCTTTATTAGGGAAGTCCTTTGCTGAAAAGACGAAATAAGGGATACTATTCTGCTCCGCACGTTCAATTACATATGCGCCCGGCCTGTCACACACCAGCAGTTTGACATTAGCCTGAAGGCTTCCTTCATTGACTGCATCCAGGATTGCCTGAAAATTACTCCCGCTTCCGGAAGCGAAAACAGCGATATTCTTCATCCGATTTGCACACCTTTACGAGAGGTAACACTTCCAATTTCGAATGATGCCTCACCTTGTTCATTGAAGTGCCTAATTAATGAAGCAGCAGAATCTTTATCAACTGCAATAACCATACCAATACCCATGTTAAAAATATTATACATTTCAGACCGAGCCAATTGGCCCTTTCCTCTAAAAGCTGAAAAACAGGCAGGGTGGGCCAGTTGCCTTCTACAATTTCTGCCCCTAACCCATCAGGCAGCATCCTCGGAATATTTTCGATAAAACCGCCCCCGGTAATATGGCCATTCCTTTGATATTATACTTTTTTAACGCTGATAAAACAGGTTTAACATAGATTTTGGTAGGACGTAGCAATTCTTCGCCTAGCGTGCAGCCAAGTCCATCTATATATTCATCCAGCATCATTTTTTCTTTTTCAAGGAGGATTTTTCTGACAAGCGAGTAACCATTGCTGTGCAAGCCGCTCGACCCAAGGCCGATAAGGATATCCCCTTCCTGGATAGCCTCTCCCGATACCAGGTTTGACTTTTCACAAGCACCGACAGCAAAACCAGCAAGATCATATTCTTCCTCTGAATACATGCCAGGCATTTCCGCGGTTTCACCACCTACAAGGGCGCAGCCAGCCTGGATGCAGCCTTCAGAGATACCTTTTACAATACTTTCTATTTTTTCAGGGATCGCTTTCCCGCAGGCAATATAGTCCAAAAAGTATAAAGGCTCAGCACCCTGGACGACGATGTCGTTTACGCACATGGCAACAGCATCAATACCAATCGTATCATGCCGATCACATAAAAATGCAAGCATCAGCTTTGTCCCTACTCCGTCCGTACCTGAAACCAATACCGGCTCTTTCAATTTCAAAGAAGACAAATCAAACATTCCGCCAAAGCCGCCAAGACTTCCCATTACGCCTTGCCTCTTAGTCTGATCCACATGCTTTTTCATTCTCGTCACCGCTTCATAACCAGCTTCGATATCAACACCGGCTTGTTTATACGCATTTGCCATTTACTATACCTCCTAGGACTTTAACATTTCTGAAGTGTAGATGCCGCTGTTTCAGGATAAATCTCGGTCGGATAATTTCCGGTAAAACAAGCAAGGCATTGCCCGTGTGAGCTCCCGTCAGTGCTATGGCCTATCGCTTCAATCATTCCTTCTACACTTAGAAATGTCAGTGTATCAGCCCCAATTATTTTCCTAAGCTCTTCTACTGAGTTTTTCGAGGCAATTAATTCATCTCTAGTCGATGTGTCGATGCCATAGAAACATGGATTTTTAATCGGAGGCGAGCTAATGACGACATGGACTTCTGTTGCGCCCGCTTCTTTTAACATGGAGACAATCCGCCTGCTCGTCGTCCCCCGTACAATCGAATCGTCAACCATGATGACTCTTTTACCTTCAACTACTCCTCTTACGGGAGAAAGTTTCATCTTTACCCCTTGTTCCCTCAAAGATTGAGAAGGCTGGATAAACGTTCTGCCCACATATCTGTTCTTAATGAGGCCCATTTCATAAGGAATGCCTGAGGCTTCTGCATAGCCAATCGCTACCGAAATACTCGAATCAGGAACGCCTGTTACGACATCGGCCTCAATCGGTACTTCAACAGCTAGCCGCTTTCCGAGATTTTTTCTGGCAGTATGAACATTAATGCCGTGAATGTTGCTGTCCGGCCTTGAAAAATAAATGTATTCCATTGTGCAAATCGATTTCGTTGTGCTCAATGAAAATATTTCCGAGCGCATTCCCTCGTTATTGATAATCAGGAGTTCCCCTGGGACTACATCCCTGACAAATTCTGCACCAACAATATCAAATGCACACGTTTCAGAAGCAATCACATACGCATCGCCAATTCTGCCGACAGACAATGGACGCAGCCCATTCGGATCCAAAGCAACAAGCATTTCTTTTTCAGTCATAATTAGAAAGGCATAAGCCCCTTTTAACATGGTCAGTGCGTTTTTCACCTTGTCCTTTAATTCAGAAAAGCCGCTCCTTTTAATCAAATGGGCAAGTACTTCCGTATCAGAGCTTGTTTGAAA encodes:
- a CDS encoding 3-hydroxybutyrate dehydrogenase; this encodes MGKLLEGKTAFITGSASGIGLEIVKAYALDGARVVISDLNKESSNSVALELKDQGFEAISAPCDVTDEEAFKASLEHAYQSFGSIDILVNNAGLQYVSPIEEFPTEKFKLLVNVMLTAPFIAIKNVFPLMKRQGYGRIINMASINGLVGFAGKAAYNSAKHGVIGLTKVAALEGAEHGITVNALCPGYVDTPLVQNQLKDLAVTRNVQLEKVIEEVIYPLVPQKRLLSVSEIADYAVFLASEKARGITGQAVVLDGGYTVQ
- a CDS encoding GntP family permease, coding for MDLIVILLALGLLMFVAYRGFSVILFAPLCALFAVLLTEPGYVLPFFSGVFMVKMVGFIQSYFPVFLLGAIFGKVVEMSGLAESIAKTIVKMIGAKRAILAIVLLGAILTYSGVSLFVVVFAIFPFAAHLFQEANIPKRLIPGTIALGAFTFTMDALPGTPQIQNVIPVSFFKTDIYAAPVLGILGGIFVFILGFIYLESRRRKAEKAGEGYFGFGTETAAAANGPAAIQKGNTVPDFSTQQSLGKQILAFVPLVLVGVMNKVFVTYIPKWYPNGFDFSAIGLKTYAVDVPAVAAIWAVELALIVGIIATMAYDWKRVTVNFKEGLNLSIGGSLLATMNTGAEYGFGGVIASLPGFKSISDGISGTFSDPLVNGAVTTTTLAGITGSASGGMGIALSAMSEKYNQAIAAANIPPEVMHRVISMASGGMDTLPHNGAVITLLAVTGLTHKQSYKDIFAITVIKTLSVFFIIALYSLFGIV
- a CDS encoding winged helix-turn-helix domain-containing protein, coding for MNINPNLPAIAGIISDPSRAAILTSLLDDRFYSAGELASIAKIKPQTASFHLSKLLEENLITAVKQGRHRYFRLQNQEIARIIETLLTLTPPAQVNSLKQSVEDKAIRHARTCYDHVAGYLGVQLAESLIKKGYIADTQDGFKLTEEGVTFCISFGIDLDVMRKKRRSFCHKCLDWSERKFHIAGAVGNALLERFIDLNWIQRQPNTRALVITNIGKREFMEKFSIDMKNRETKIK
- a CDS encoding PhzF family phenazine biosynthesis protein, translating into MRPIQAEWSLAGGEIEVEVTQFPPKVCEKVPPIEDVSRALNVKPAEIEAAGIKSVSTSRFKLLIHIKSTAILHKLSPNFPYLWEICEKYGATGFYPFSIEDYDEKLVQARQFPNKAGYDEDPATGVAASALGTYFYLNKSFNEDLTGVDTYKIVQGVSMGRPSYIEANVYSENGEITMTSITGKAMLL
- a CDS encoding PhzF family phenazine biosynthesis isomerase, with the protein product MNQHEIVHTIVFPLNNEGGNPCPVILNSDHLSSKEMQAIARQLGHETCFVSTSKHKDCEFQFRYFVPNNEMEMCVHATIGSVTVLVNKGMVKNSPLNIDTLLGPFKLSGA
- a CDS encoding NAD(P)-binding domain-containing protein, with product MKVSVIGTGRMGKGIITTVAPIVDELLWASRNEDRVHALIEENKFTDIVPVSYEEALQADIIIPALLFRDLIPWAKENSEKLEGKILVDITNPFTEDFTDFTLKWGQSAAEELQKVVPEANIVGAFKNTYFQVFYKPIYDGVKSDVYITSDHPYAKEIVMNLLKPSPFRILDGGMLKNNRIIERFTLFEREMAIRYGNYPYISNRLFGLKAPAEKPTLEQQ
- a CDS encoding LysR family transcriptional regulator, producing the protein MNLEYFNSFIETAIEKSMSKASQKINISHQALSKQIRILEEHYGVPLFKRSASGVELTKAGILLYTRLHPLLEEYSSIEKDLKKLKALQTYRLGTLPSLAGSYIPPKNLKAKKEGIELEIVIKNTSPDLAVLLEKGELDAAILEGVHFHNFFWHTKLYNEALYAILPVGHKFSVYPSVLLEEISEEPFVLYPPKCGIRKCVAGILNDAGKQLKVATEIEFSEHLIGYVAAGAGITVVPENTVRHLDNPKVRVIPLSNTNAVRTISLVSGSEITGKLLYKFFKQGNNN
- the purH gene encoding bifunctional phosphoribosylaminoimidazolecarboxamide formyltransferase/IMP cyclohydrolase, which produces MMIKRALISVSEKSGVVEFASELEKLGFEIISTGGTKKALQEKGIAVKGVSEITGFPEILEGRVKTLHPMIHGGLLAKADDPSHQKQLSEHGITPIQIVCVNLYPFKKTIATPGTSFEEAIEQIDIGGPAMLRASAKNHKYVTVTVDPADYPSIISELKETGLVQASTKQRLAAKVFRHTAAYDALIAEYMTEKTGEETPENLTVTYELKQGLRYGENPHQHASFYRKPLGSTVSIANAEQLHGKELSYNNINDADAAISIVGEFSEPAAVAVKHMNPCGVGTGETIYDAFTKAFAADPVSIFGGIIALNREVDAATAQKLHEIFLEIIIAPAFSDKALEILKGKKNVRLLVIPLEMESKKETRLTSIAGGLLVQAVDELSLADAELKVVTKREPTEAEWKALKFGWKVVKHVKSNAIVVSSEDMTIGIGAGQMNRVGAAKIALEQAGDIAEGAILASDAFFPMDDTVEAAAKAGITAIIQPGGSIKDEDSIKKADEYGIAMVFTGVRHFRH
- the purN gene encoding phosphoribosylglycinamide formyltransferase, which encodes MKNIAVFASGSGSNFQAILDAVNEGSLQANVKLLVCDRPGAYVIERAEQNSIPYFVFSAKDFPNKEAFELRILQELKNEDIEYLVLAGYMRLVSLTLLAEYTGHIVNIHPSLLPSFPGKDAIGQALEAQANKSGVTIHFVDEGMDTGPIIAQQTIEIDYNETRKSLQDKIQNIEHQLYPVILQKLLTCQ